From the genome of Clarias gariepinus isolate MV-2021 ecotype Netherlands chromosome 28, CGAR_prim_01v2, whole genome shotgun sequence, one region includes:
- the cdc27 gene encoding cell division cycle protein 27 homolog, giving the protein MTVLQEPVQAAVWHALNHYAYRDAVFLAERLYAEVHSEEALFLLATCYYRSGKAYKAYHLLKGHSCTTAQCKYLLAKCCVELSKLAEGEQILTGGVLNKQKSQDDIVTEFGDSSCFTLALLGQIYCKTDRLAKGAECYQKSLSENPFLWSPFESLCQIGERPDPEQIFKLTSLQSFSWGSGGGAPSFPMSPAHTPCHNTTHRQIDSVLMETPQDTLELNRLNLESSNSKYSSLNTDSSMSYIDSSVISPDTAPLGTGGSLLSKQVQNKPKSGRCLLGGTATLSPLTPSFGILPLEPSPGDPSYLQNYSHGGTGMEPPPPPGPPKKTVSRISQVGTKSVFTQSGNSREVIPNPFNQTQTTAPQTSTTPQVLSPTIAAPPNVQPRRSSRLFTSASSTAKENSKKLKMKFPTKIPNRKTKTKTGKGGITPSSLNESIEILKLDSSLVEGKGNISSPQFQAFTLQKAAADGLMSLMRDIGRGYLALCSYNCREAITILSQLPAHHYNTGWVLGQIGRAHFELAEYMQAERIFSEVRRIESYRVEGMEIYSTTLWHLQKDVALSALSKDLTDMDKNSPEPWCVAGNCFSLQREHDIAIKFFTRAIQVDPSFAYAYTLLGHELVLTEELEKALGCFRNAIRLNKRHYNAWYGLGMIYYKQEKFNLAEIHFKKALSINPQSSVLLCHIGVVQHALKKSDHALETLNRAISIDPKNPLCKFHRASILFANEKYKAALQELEELKQIVPKESLVYFLIGKVYKKLGQTHLALMNFSWAMDLDPKGANNQIKEAIDKRYLPDDEEPVTPDDYLYYSTEMEESQESSMTDADDTQLHTTESDEVL; this is encoded by the exons TGCACTCAGAGGAGGCGCTCTTCCTCCTGGCTACGTGTTATTACCGCTCGGGAAAAGCCTACAAAGCCTATCACCTCCTCAAAGGGCACAGCTGCACCACGGCACAGTGCAAATACCTCCTCGCTAAATGCTGTGTGGAGCTCAgcaa gctTGCTGAAGGCGAGCAGATCCTCACAGGTGGTGTGCTGAACAAACAGAAGAGCCAGGATGACATCGTCACTGAGTTCGGGGACTCGTCCTGTTTCACGCTGGCGCTGCTCGGCCAGATCTACTG CAAAACCGATCGCTTAGCGAAAGGAGCCGAATGTTATCAAAAGAGCCTGAGTGAGAATCCTTTCCTCTGGTCTCCGTTCGAGTCTCTGTGTCAGATTG gtGAGCGGCCAGACCCAGAACAGATCTTTAAGCTCACGTCTCTGCAGAGCTTCAGTTGGGGCAGCGGAGGAGGCGCCCCCTCGTTCCCCATGAGCCCAGCTCACACTCCATGCCACAACACAACCCACAGGCAAATCGACTCCGTCCTCATGGAGACGCCCCAGGACACGCTG GAGCTAAACCGACTCAATCTGGAGTCGTCCAACTCGAAGTATTCGTCTCTAAACACAGACTCGTCCATGTCTTACATCGACTCGTCGGTCATTTCCCCCGATACTGCGCCGCTGGGCACCGGCGGATCTCTGCTCTCTAAACAGGTGCAGAACAAACCCAAGAGCGGACGCTGTCTGCTGGGAGGCACCGCCACACTGAGCCCTCTCACgcccag TTTTGGGATCTTGCCCCTGGAGCCGAGCCCAGGAGACCCCTCGTACCTGCAGAACTACAGTCACGGCGGGACGGGGATGGAGCCGCCTCCACCACCTGGTCCACCCAAGAAG ACGGTCAGCAGAATCAGCCAGGTGGGGACGAAGTCGGTGTTCACACAGAGCGGAAACAGCAGAGAGGTCATCCCTAATCCGTTCAACCAGACGCAGACCACGGCACCGCAGACCAG TACTACACCTCAAGTGCTGAGTCCTACCATCGCCGCGCCACCCAATGTGCAGCCTCGACGCAGCTCCAGGCTTTTCACCAGCGCCAGCTCCACGGCCAAG GAGAAcagtaaaaagttaaaaatgaagTTTCCCACCAAGATCCCCAACAGGAAGACCAAGACAAAAACAGGAAAGGGAGGAATCACCCCGTCCAGCCTGAACGAGAGCATCGAGATCCTGAAGCTGGACTCGTCTTTGGTCGAGGGGAAGGGCAACATCAGCTCGCCGCAGTTTCAAGCCTTCACGCTGCAGAAAGCCGCCGCAG ATGGGTTGATGTCGCTGATGCGGGACATCGGGCGGGGTTACCTAGCGCTGTGCTCGTATAACTGCAGGGAGGCCATCACCATCCTCAGCCAGCTTCCTGCGCACCACTACAACACCGGCTGGGTGCTGGGGCAGATCGGCCGCGCCCACTTCGAGTTGGCGGAGTACATGCAG GCGGAGAGGATTTTCTCGGAGGTGCGACGTATCGAGAGCTACCGGGTCGAGGGGATGGAGATCTACTCCACCACACTGTGGCACTTACAGAAAGACGTGGCGCTCTCGGCTCTCTCTAAAGACCTAACGGACATGGACAAGAACTCGCCGGAG CCCTGGTGTGTCGCCGGTAACTGTTTCAGTCTGCAGCGGGAGCACGACATCGCCATCAAGTTCTTCACGCGCGCCATCCAGGTGGACCCGAGCTTCGCCTACGCCTACACGCTGCTGGGTCACGAGCTGGTGCTCACCGAGGAGCTGGAAAAGGCGCTCGGTTGCTTCCGCAACGCCATCCGCCTCAACAAGCGCCACTACAATGCCTG GTACGGCTTGGGAATGATCTACTACAAGCAGGAGAAGTTTAACCTGGCCGAGATCCACTTTAAGAAGGCTTTAAGCATTAACCCCCAGAGCTCTGTTCTCCTCTGTCACATCGGAGTG gtTCAGCATGCGCTAAAGAAATCAGACCATGCGTTAGAGACCCTGAACAGAGCGATCAGCATCGACCCCAAGAATCCACTATGCAAATTTCACAGGGCGTCTATTCTCTTTGCGAATGAAAAATACAAG GCTGCTCTACAGGAGCTGGAGGAGCTGAAGCAGATCGTGCCCAAAGAGTCActtgtttactttttaatagGAAAG GTCTATAAGAAGCTCGGTCAGACCCATCTGGCTCTCATGAACTTTTCATGGGCCATGGACTTGGACCCCAAAGGAGCCAACAATCAGATCAAAGAGGCCATAGACAAGCGTTACCTCCCAGACGACGAGGAGCCCGTCACCCCCGACGACTACCTCTACTACTCCA CGGAGATGGAGGAGTCGCAGGAGAGCAGCATGACGGACGCCGACGACACGCAGCTCCACACCACGGAGAGCGACGAGGTCCTGTAA